The following coding sequences lie in one Spinacia oleracea cultivar Varoflay chromosome 1, BTI_SOV_V1, whole genome shotgun sequence genomic window:
- the LOC130463971 gene encoding uncharacterized protein, with product MGGLLRSAFSVNMPPNCPNLEAREDDEWIEVPVAYDTDVEYDYSIIEEDVTYKKLLEASEEKLYEGCINFSKLSFLLHLFHLKCMNHWSIESFNMLLKLILYAFPQILDFPSSYYYSKKMIKDLGLGYEKIDACPNNCMLYWGEFLKKDKCHVFGTSRWKKTKDRGNIVSDQGTDTCKKGVPAKVMRYFPLIPRLKRIYMSLETAEDMRWHDTERLGEDDKKILRHPSDGLAWKAFDERHSDFALDPRCVRLGLASDGFNPYRLMNTTYSTWLVMLIPYNLPPWLCMKPSSFILSTLIPGKSSPKNDIDVYLQPLVHELKLLWTGVEAFDAFAREKFNLRAALLWNINDFPGYLMLSGLSIKDHPYRCQGDKFCEKFGTNEWVKAPSLPSGTDILRQQEKVKHVYGKSKAPPKKRQRGHDDDDDVQDESDFGTKRSIFFDLVYWEHNLLRHILDVMHIEKNVSENILGTLLSMDKSRDSRNDREALEAWRINSHLWLSTNPNGGECMPQLRLPLLCLWRRRRGS from the exons ATGGGAGGGCTATTAAGATCAGCATTTAGTGTTAATATGCCTCCCAATTGCCCAAATTTAGAAGCACGAGAGGATGATGAATGGATTGAGGTGCCCGTGGCCTATGACACAGATGTAGAATATGATTATTCTATAATAGAAGAAGATGTGACATATAAGAAGTTGCTTGAAGCTTCTGAGGAGAAATTATACGAGGGGTGTATCAATTTTTcaaagttatcttttctgttaCACTTGTTTCACTTGAAGTGTATGAATCACTGGTCCATAGAATCTTTCAATATGTTGTTGAAGCTAATTCTATATGCATTTCCTCAAATACTTGATTTTCCCTCTTCTTATTATTATAGtaagaaaatgataaaagaCTTGGGCCTTGGGTATGAAAAGATTGATGCTTGTCCGAATAATTGCATGTTGTATTGGGGTGAATTTTTAAAGAAAGACAAGTGTCATGTTTTTGGTACATCGAGGTGGAAGAAAACTAAGGATAGGGGCAACATTGTAAGTGATCAAGGTACGGATACTTGTAAGAAAGGTGTGCCAGCTAAGGTAATGCGATATTTCCCTCTTATACCGAGACTAAAAAGAATCTACATGTCATTAGAAACAGCAGAAGATATGAGATGGCATGATACAGAGCGATTGGGAGAAGATGATAAGAAGATTTTAAGGCATCCTTCAGATGGCTTAGCATGGAAGGCATTTGATGAGCGTCACAGTGATTTTGCATTAGACCCTCGTTGTGTTCGATTAGGTcttgcgagtgatggttttaatCCTTACCGTTTAATGAACACCACTTATAGTACGTGGCTAGTGATGTTGATTCCTTATAATCTTCCACCATGGTTATGTATGAAACCGTCTTCTTTCATTCTGTCCACGCTTATTCCTGGAAAATCAAGTCCCAAAAATGATATTGACGTATATCTGCAACCATTAGTGCATGAATTGAAATTGCTGTGGACAGGGGTTGAAGCTTTTGATGCTTTTGCCAGAGAGAAATTTAATTTGCGTGCGGCTTTGCTTTGGAATATTAATGACTTTCCCGGCTATCTAATGCTCTCTGGTTTGAGCATAAAAG ATCACCCATATCGATGTCAAGGTGACAAGTTTTGTGAGAAGTTTGGAACTAATGAGTGGGTTAAAGCCCCATCTCTTCCTAGCGGCACTGATATATTGAGGCAGCAAGAAAAGGTGAAGCATGTTTACGGAAAGTCAAAGGCACCACCGAAAAAGAGGCAAAGAGGAcatgatgatgacgatgatgtcCAAGATGAAAGTGACTTTGGTACCAAGAGAAGCATATTCTTTGATTTGGTGTATTGGGAGCATAATCTTCTAAGGCATATTTTAGATGtgatgcacattgagaaaaacgTGTCTGAGAATATTTTGGGAACTCTTCTTAGTATGGATAAGAGTAGAGATAGTAGGAATGATCGAGAAGCCCTTGA